The Mycosarcoma maydis chromosome 12, whole genome shotgun sequence nucleotide sequence ACCAGCCTGTCGTCTTGGGAGAGCTTTGACACACGGTCCTACTGCGTCTCGAAACCGCTCAATCACTCTTCAATTGCATACCTCTTCTCAGCTTCGAGCTACCCGCGTTGGCTTTCACTGTTCTTCCTGGAAGATCTCAACGTGCAAATGagcagccacagcaacATGCACACGCTCGATATCCATTCTGCCACCACGGAAGAGATTCTCTCTCTCGAAAACATTCGCTCCGTCCTCATCCGACTCGAAGAAACCATCTGTTTCCAACTGATCGAAAGAGCACAGTTCGCACGTAATGCCAAATGCTACCTACCAGGAGGTTTCCCGCAACTCAAGGAACGAGAAGGCTGGAACAGCTCCTGGCTGGCATGGTTTTTGAAGGAGACAGAAAGCGTCCATGCCAAAGTTCGAAGGTTCGAGGCTCCCGATGAATACCCTTTTACAGACCCCAAGCTGCTTCCCAAACCCATCCTGGAACCAGTCACCTATCCAGAGCTGCTGTGGAAGCACTCGGTGAATGTCAACGATCAGATCCTCAAGTTTTacgtcgactcgatcgtgcCGGAAATCACAAAGACGCTGGGAGAGGTAGGTAGTCACCGCAActcttcatcatcttgaTGCTCCGACCATGTGCTTTCTGTCTTGCTGATATTCCGAGATTTGCTCTTTTGATTTTTTTCTTGAATCTCTGATTGACAACGTAGAACGCCGATGATGGACATTACGGCTCTTCGGCCATCCGCGACATTGAGGTTTTGTCAGCTTTGAGTCGAAGGATTCATTTCGGTAAGTTCCTTTGGCGCAACCTTGTGAGATTCGTCGCCCCTCCTTTATCAGTCTTGTGACTGAACCTGTTGTCTTTTACCCTACTGCATTTGGTTCGGCTTTGGATGTTTATAGGAATGTTTGTCTCCGAATCCAAGTTCCGCGCCGAACCAGCTGCATTTATCCCGCACATTCTCAAGCCTAACCGCGAAGCGCTGGCGGCGCTCATCACGAAACCTGCGGTCGAAGCGGCACTGCTCGTGCGCTTAGCTGAAAAAGCCAAAGTGTATGGACAGGACATGGATCGTCCCGGCGCCAACGCGGAGGAACGTGATCAGGCACGCAAGATCGAGGTCGATACCGTGGTGAGGATCTACAAGACGTTCGTCATTCCGCTGACCaaggaggtcgaggtggacTACTTGCTGACCAGGCTGGATGGCGTGCCGGAAGAGCAAGTGCGAGAGATGTTGCAGAGCAACAAGTTTGTAAGCTAGAAGCTGAAGACGAGTCAAGAAAATAGAAAGAGGACTGCGTTGCGCGGTTGCTGTTGCAAACACAGAGCGTACAGAGTACAGCAAGATGACTGTGTTCTGCAAAGCGATGACAGCACCTCGGATCCACACGCCACTCGCAACGCTAGCCATGAATGTCGAGTGTCCAAGAGGCGGTACTTTTGTGCTGAGAAGAGCTAAAGGGCATACATATTACACAATCGAATCCTAGGCAACAATCAATCTAGCTCTGAccttgatgctgctcaaTGCTTCGGCGGTGGGTAGCCATAACCTTGTTGCTGCGGCGGACCGTAGCCGTACTGCTGCGGTTGTTGCTGATGATAAGCTTGATGACCGCCGAACCCACCGCCCGCGACCTGGGGCTGGAATCCACCGTCCTGGTCCGCTTGCCACTGGCAGATGTTGCAAAAGTAAATGTGTTTGCTCTTCATCGGGATCAACGGAATCCAGCACAGCTCGAACCATGTGCGCGCTTTCGCCTGCACCACTTGCGCGTTCTGGCATCGTGGACAGATGCGCGCCGATCCATCGCCTTCTTGCTTAATTTTCGTCGGGCACCCAAAGATGACCGGGATGAAGAAGCAAAAGTCCTATCGAGTCGTACCAGAATGCAGGAAACGAGGGAAAAGTCGGCAATGTCAGCGGGACCCTGTCTGAAGAAGATCAATTGGATGCTAGCCGACTGGGAAAGATGCTTACCATCTTGAAGTTTTCTACGTCGGTGCTTACCAACTACGAAAGGGAAGCTGGTGCGGCTTGCTCGTGCGCAAGTGTAGGTTGCTTGGTTCGGTTCGAGATTGTTGCACTCGGGATGCTGtctgatgacgacgaagcggtCGTTGTTTGTAAAAAGATACCCGACGCGGGTATGTATGTGATACGAGGATGACAAGAGTGGCGATAGCTTGGATCAGCTTGATCGCACGCTCTCGAGCTTACGATCAAGCCCACCCACAGCATGCCGAACCACTGCCGTGGCTTTTAGTAGAACATCCAAACCTCCACACGTGCACAATTGAACCATTCTGTATCcattcattcacgattcacaattcacaatcCCTCTGCCTGATAAAAGCTCAACTGCCACTTTCCAGCGTAGCTTCGCTCGACCTTACTTTCAACCTCGACCTCACGTTCGGATGTTAGTGACACACAAATGAAGCTTGCTTTTGTCGGACGCTGGGGCGTGAGCTACAAGACAGATTCTGAGTGTCGTCGATGAAGCTGGTAGTGGGACCTCGGTTTTGCGACAAGACGGTCGGCAACTGTCTATGCGAGCTCGACTTCGTTCAATGACAAGTCCCATTCAAGGTTTGCGATGTTGTTATGGAACTTGCAGGCATTGAGCTTTTTGATGGTGTAGCTGAGCCTGGAAGGACGACTCTTCAAATTCCTTCACGACAGAAGGCCATGTTTGACGTCGTAGCAAGGAGGCAGGCACTGGTAACGCACTTCGTGGGCATACGGTGTGAGTAATTCAGCCACATCCTAATCACACATACTAGCCCGGCTCGTGCGAGAAGATCCTACTCTTCACAATGCTACCCTTAGGTAGTTCACTACTAGACACGAGGCGGAGGAGTCGAATCCCTGATTTTGACAGCTTCGGCCCATACAGGCGCTGTatcgtcttgatcttttGCTCTCTTTCAGCATTGCATGCANNNNNNNNNNNNNNNNNNNNNNNNNNNNNNNNNNNNNNNNNNNNNNNNNNNNNNNNNNNNNNNNNNNNNNNNNNNNNNNNNNNNNNNNNNNNNNNNNNNNAGCGTGTGTCGTGTGGTCACACTGAACAAAACTTGAAATCAAAATTCCTGAATTGGTACAAAGGTTTGTAATCAACATGTTTGATAAGATTAGAAAGGTGCACAATATTGACGTCAGAAGGCGTACTCAAAGAGCAGCGTGTAGAGAGAGACTCACACACGCGCGACTGTATCTagttactcgtgactgatgcCAAAAGTCCCTCCTACTTGTTTGTTCCAGAAACagcagtgacgagtgttggcgacaatcacaaatgaTGTTGACCGTAGCTCGTTTGCAGGAAAACACGAGCAACATATCCGTTCGATAGAGCGCGCCGGTCAGGAGACGACAATCGAGCGGATGCCACATGGTAAATGAAGCACAGCCACCGCTCGACAGCCTacctcgtgcctgtttTGCTCACCCGAGCATTTTTGCCAAGACCCTCTTCTCCGCGTCTTActcgcttctcgcagcAGTGATCCGCTTGcctctcgagcagcttctgtATAAGAATCCCTCGTCGCCGTACGGCTCTGCCAGCATGTACTAGGAAGAGTATCGGCTCTCAAGCGCTATCACAATGGCAAACTCTTGTGTGCTTTATTGAAATGGTCGTAAAAATACAAATGCGATCCAACGTTGTCCAAGGAGCGAAGAGAAAGGAGATCTTAAGATGATTACGAGCGATtcctgctgttgctcgatCGTGCACCTGAACGGTGCGGTGAAGACTTCAcgaagatcgacgagagTGCAGCAGGTGATGCTCGTGCTAAGTGGGGATCTTGAATGGGTGGTCCAGCCATGCCACTGCTGTGACTGCTGTAGGTGCTGTGCTGTCGAACCGGCGTTGGTCCGCCTCTGTCTGCGATCTTGGTGGTGACATACCTGAGCGTGGATTGATCAGTCTTGTTCGAAGGCGTCGCGGATAACGACGGAAGCGGGCTGGTGCGTGCTGATGAGACAGCCTCCTTTGACGCATCGCTAGTCCGCGCACGTTTAGCTTGAATCAACCTCACACCACCACAGTTCGCTGCTCCAGTCTGAACCGATGGCGCTGCACCTGGAGGCGAGCTCATTGGCGAACAAGCCGCAGcgtttgagctgctgccacttgTCTTCGATAATGCGTCTCCACtctttgagctgctgccataAGCACGTTTCACACCTCTGACTTCCACTGTCGAGACATTGCTGAAATCTCTGCGAGGactgctgctactgctcGCACCGGCTGAAGAAGGTCGAGCGGAGCCGAAAAAATCGAGCTTGCGTCGCTCGAAACGCGCGATGTCCGGtggcggtgatgatgatgatgggATGAGGCGGACGGAGCTGTCTGCAGATAAGTGCAGGGATGCAGCAAGTCCGGATCCCTCGATTCCACGTCTTGAGTttgaagaagaggaaaTCGAATTGAGaggtggcgctgctgccacttcGTGCGGTCTGAAGCGTGCGATCGAGGGCGCTAGTATCGAGTCTGCCAGATGCTTCGTGCCATCGGTATCTGATCGTTGCAGACCACCCGTTGTGCTTCTGCGGGACGCTGGTGCAGTTGCCGATGATCCATTCGTTGCTCTGCCGCGTTCATTTACAGACGAGTCGCTACCAACTAATGGCCCTGAAAACTCCCTCATCTTGGCCAACCCTTGGCTTGCTGCATCCAACACCCTCCTTGGAGCTACCATAGGCCGCACGATCTGCCTCACCTCCactcctgctgcttccgGCGCAATCTCGACTCCGACCGCTTTACTCCTCCCCTGCGTCTGGAACGACCACCTCCCATTACGAGGTGCCgtcagcttggcttgcgcAGCGCTCCCGGACCTTGCCTTGTTCAACAAACTTTGACCTTTGCTCTTCCCGCCCGCtcctgcagcagcgattGCCATACCGAATTTTTTCCCACCCGCCCTCGCTGTTTTGGCCATCATCGGCCGATCTCTTACTACGAGTTTCTTGGCTTCTTTTTCGGCTCGATGCTGTTCGTACTTATCCTTAATGCGTctggcagcgtcgacttTGGCCTGTTCGCTTTCTCCCTTGGTGCGGAAGTACAGTCTGCGCCAACTCTTGGGTTCTTTCGCCGGTGGTTTTGCCGATGGTGAAGCATCTGACCCACAtgttgatggtggtgtGTATTTCTTTCGGAGCTCGATGAAGTCGCGTAAACAGTTGCGTTTCCAGATTTCATCGGAATGCTCGAGCAGATGTGGTGAAGCGTCTTCGAGAGAGATGAGCTGGTCGATTCTGCATTCTTCCAGGATCGGTTTGGCGTGATGATAGGGTAGGACGCCCAGGTCTTGCACTGATGAGATGTTTCGCAGAATGACACGAAGACACATTGAATACAGGCTGTTGACGCCCGATGTTCGATGAGCTTGTGGATGCGATTGACGTGAtgtggcagcatcggcaagGAAAATGGTTGGGGTGGTATGCGGCAGAGGTGAAGCAGGATCAAACTCGGATTGCTGAAGCTCTTCAGGTTGGCCCCAGTTGCCAGTCACTTGATACGAAGCTTCTTTGAGACCCATCATGCCTGGCGGCTCAGGAGAGCGCCTCCAGTCCTTCATGCTGATATCCTTTCGGCTGCCCTGCAAGTGTAGCAATGTCGCAACGATGTTATTGggaacaagaagctgctgctcaacttgCGTCATGAAAGTCGTCAGCTCCGTGCACGTTAGGTAGAAGCCGCATCGTTTGGTAGTGAGTGGTGTTGCATCGTGACCTCTGATCTCGACATTGGTCTAGATACCATGTGAAGCTGGATCCGATCACCAAGCGGCAAGAAACCCGTGTTGTGCGGCTTCGATGGCGCTGATGGATGCGAGCTCGTTGAAACGGAGACCTGTCGCTGGCACTCGATGTTTTTGGTGTGGAGAATCTCAAATCGATGGCGGTTGTGAAACGACGGAGTTTACACGAATTGTGGAACTTGAACTTGATCTAGTTAACTTAACCACaaaacacgaatcgtgaatacagCTTCCTTCACCACGAGAAAAGCAACTTAGAGAAAAATAGTCGCGGCAGTACAGCGCGTCCTGTTCTACGGTCAATGtgaaagtcacgagtgacagCCTTGCAGCGTCTCCCATATCGAGTCTGTCCAGAAAATCTCACCAACGAGCCtgctcaatcacgaatgtcaaCGCCCGACCCTAGCGTACAGTACACGCTGATACAGACTCCAAAGACTGTCGATAACAAGAGCAAGATTCAGACATTGACGTTGACTAACTAGTAGAGTCTTTTACGATGCGGTGGAAAGAGAGTTGAGATTGATCACACGCCTATCCTCCACTCTGGCATTGCCCAATCGGGTCTACAACACCAAGGCGGCCGCCTCGCCAGTCTTTACCTTACGCTTATACTCTTCTCTTGCATTCTTTATGGTACTGCGAACGTCCTTACGCGCCAATGCGTCCTTGGCCCAAAATAGCAGCGCATTGTCATCCTCTGGCACAAAGAAGCTGCTAAGCGCGCTGAGGATCGTCTCGAAATCAGCATCTGGCTCCAGAATCACCCCTCTATGGGCCCAGATGATACCTAGCGCTACAAGGCTGATGACATCCTGACCATCCAACAACCAGGCGTCCCACACACGCAGCTGCGTCTCGAATGGGATCGAATTGGAGAACAATGTGATGAACCATTTGGTGGCGTACGAGCTGGACACCACCATCTGTTCGTCAAATACCTCCACCAATTCAGGCATGTAtttgcgcagcagctgatcCTGTACGAACAAATTTTCGACAAGTCCAGGAAATCCAGGTGCAAAGGTGGAATGCAAATTAAGGTGGTTGTGCATCATGGTCATGGCAGCGTATGCTCGTTCGGGACTGAAATagcacagcagcgtcgcaGCAATAGGTCCCATACCTTGACAGTACCCGCACTGGTCgcacagcatcgacatggcATGCAGCACATGGAACAAAGCTCGCTGGCCCTGGCCGTATCGTGTGTGAAACTGAATATGCCCAGAGATGGTGCGCGGGacatcgagatcgatctGTACGTCGTGTGAGCTTGGCGTTGATTTCAGGCGTTCAAAGCTTTCAGCGTCGGCTTGAACAAGTGAGACCGGTgtcgacgcagcagctttcTGCAAGTGCggcttggcgagcgagtACGACTGGCGACCTTCTTGTGTTTGTTGACGATAATGTAGCAAAGcagaccaagctgctgaTCGCCAGCGATCCGGAATTCCCTTGTAGACCCTCCGCCGTAATTTGCGATTGATGCCATCGGTGAAGTCGAATTGGACAGCATTGTGACCCTGATCACGACTCTTGATGATCAGCATGCGAGCCCATTTGGCTGTGCGCTCCTGTTCACGTTGACGATGTACGATGTCGGCTGAAGCTCGAGCCTGCTGAATATCGGCAGGTGCCTTGGTCTGATCGTTGTCGTTGGCGTGTGAGGGTGTACTGGTGGTAGGTAAATTGGTGGGTTGCGAGGTCCCTTGTGTTGCTCTGCCCCGAGAGCCTCTTTTCGGGAGCGTTTCGTCGAAGAGGCTGGATGGCAATAGGGTAGTCTTGTGGCGCGCATTTTTGACACTATCCGAGAAGAAGCCGTACCTGTCAACATTAGCTATAAGCTCTTGTCGCTTCTTTTCTGCGAGTTCTTGACGACGTCTGCGTTCGTTGGTCGACAGAAACGTGTTGGTGGACAGAGTCACTCCTGCATTGTTGGACGGGCGCAATGAAAGCCTGGAGAGATCGCCGTTGGCATCTCGACGCGTTGTGTGCAGAGAGCCGACCGACATGACACTCCTGGTGCCCCCGCAGGTGGTCAGTGATGACGTTGGTGGTGTATGACCATTGACACCAGCCGCGGTAGGAGCGGGCTGGAGAGGTGCTTTGTTTGTATCTTGAGAGACTATAGTGCTGCCCGGACGCGAGAGAGCAGCTTCCTCCCAAGCAGACAGGCCACTCTTTTCTCTAGTGTACTCTTTGCCGTCCGAGAAACCATCGTCTGGTACGCCGGCTATAGCAAAGTGTGCGTACGTCCTTCGGACGAATTCAGCGTCGGATTCAGCAGGGGAGCTGAACTGGTTGGCTAGCCACTCTGGCGCCTGGGAGCCCTCTTCCGGGGCTGAAGATCTGCGTATTCTGGGCGATGTAGGAAGCGGAGGTGCTAAAGTCGAATCAGGAGGATCCGCTCCTGGATCTGGCGATGTCGGGGCCGTCTTTGGCCGGAATTTGGACGGCAGGACACGAAGAGACATGGTTCTGGAAGCAGACTTGGTGTGCTTCTTGAttggtcgagcttggtctGCTACTACACCAAGTTCCGATGCTTCGAGCGTCATGCTGTCGATCTTATGCGACGCTTTTCAGCGTgattcgagcttcgagCCTCAAGCTTCGAGCACGATTTAGGGTTAAAGGATTGTGAGCGCAGCTCTCGTGCGCAAAAGTGTGATGCCCACTGATGCAAGAGCTTAAGGCAGTGTCATGGTGCGATGCATGCTGAGACGGATGATTCAAGTCCAATGGTTTCTAGAAAGTAGAATCGAAGACCAACGTTTGCCTGCTTGCCTTAGATGAGTGTCGATTTCGAGTGCCAGCTCGAGTTGAACAGTTGCGTCGCTTAGGTTGTCGTTCAGGAGACGAACAAGTTTGCGTCTTCACTTCATGATGAATAGAGTGTAGCCCGTTGGCGGAATGAGTTGTTGGATGCGTGGTGGGCGAGAGGCAAGAGAGCCATGCCCAATTTCAGCCAAGTGTTGACCCAGCCAGGGCATAAGCCGAGATCAACACACGCAGGAGTTGGAACCCTGCAGCTCCGCCGTTTCCCCTGCTTCTAAGCTAACTCTAATgttaagttaacttagtTGCAAGTTCAGGACGTGTCGAAACGTTTGAATCGGCCCGTTTGATGAACAGATGATCACCGATTTGTTCACAGAGTGTAACACGGATTTAGCGATCTCAACGGGACTTGAGCCGAAAGAAGGAAAAATAAGACGCCATCCTTTGCGCCGATTGGCTGCTGTGGGCCACCTCAATAATCAGCGAGACCGTCGTGCGTAGATTCCGCTCGAATCTACGGTCTCGAATTTATCAGATTTTCAGGCACACTgacgactcacactcgtgactgacaaGGAAATTACtggcgaatcgtgaaccgtgaacacGAAATCAATTTGTAGAATTACGAAGCAGCGGTTAGGTGGCGCGCAGTTCTGGCCAGAATCtgccaatcatgaatcataAGCCTACACCTCTAGCTTCCACTCGATCATTGCCATTACCAACAGACCCGCTCTTCTCTTTCGGATTCGACGCTAGTGTCCACGTTCACCAACAGAATCTCTCACTACCGTGTTCGGCATCCATCCAGTCCATTATTCCCGCCGTATCATCCGCATCGCTTCCACTAATTGTCCCAACAAACAATGTCTGCCGAAGCAGGACCCAGCAACCTCGTCGAGGTCACCTCGCCCGAGCACTTTACCGAGATCATGCAGAAGGACTTGACTCGgatctcgctgctcaactttCATGCTCCGTGGGCCGAGCCATGCAAACAGATGAACGAAGTGGTCCGCGAG carries:
- a CDS encoding chorismate mutase → MHTLDIHSATTEEILSLENIRSVLIRLEETICFQLIERAQFARNAKCYLPGGFPQLKEREGWNSSWLAWFLKETESVHAKVRRFEAPDEYPFTDPKLLPKPILEPVTYPELLWKHSVNVNDQILKFYVDSIVPEITKTLGENADDGHYGSSAIRDIEVLSALSRRIHFGMFVSESKFRAEPAAFIPHILKPNREALAALITKPAVEAALLVRLAEKAKVYGQDMDRPGANAEERDQARKIEVDTVVRIYKTFVIPLTKEVEVDYLLTRLDGVPEEQVREMLQSNKFVS
- a CDS encoding uncharacterized protein (related to GYP5 - GTPase-activating protein for Ypt Proteins) gives rise to the protein MTLEASELGVVADQARPIKKHTKSASRTMSLRVLPSKFRPKTAPTSPDPGADPPDSTLAPPLPTSPRIRRSSAPEEGSQAPEWLANQFSSPAESDAEFVRRTYAHFAIAGVPDDGFSDGKEYTREKSGLSAWEEAALSRPGSTIVSQDTNKAPLQPAPTAAGVNGHTPPTSSLTTCGGTRSVMSVGSLHTTRRDANGDLSRLSLRPSNNAGVTLSTNTFLSTNERRRRQELAEKKRQELIANVDRYGFFSDSVKNARHKTTLLPSSLFDETLPKRGSRGRATQGTSQPTNLPTTSTPSHANDNDQTKAPADIQQARASADIVHRQREQERTAKWARMLIIKSRDQGHNAVQFDFTDGINRKLRRRVYKGIPDRWRSAAWSALLHYRQQTQEGRQSYSLAKPHLQKAAASTPVSLVQADAESFERLKSTPSSHDVQIDLDVPRTISGHIQFHTRYGQGQRALFHVLHAMSMLCDQCGYCQGMGPIAATLLCYFSPERAYAAMTMMHNHLNLHSTFAPGFPGLVENLFVQDQLLRKYMPELVEVFDEQMVVSSSYATKWFITLFSNSIPFETQLRVWDAWLLDGQDVISLVALGIIWAHRGVILEPDADFETILSALSSFFVPEDDNALLFWAKDALARKDVRSTIKNAREEYKRKVKTGEAAALVL